One window from the genome of Carcharodon carcharias isolate sCarCar2 chromosome 9, sCarCar2.pri, whole genome shotgun sequence encodes:
- the LOC121282088 gene encoding T-cell-specific guanine nucleotide triphosphate-binding protein 2-like isoform X1, producing MGGASSSDEMARSSNTSNISQQELKSIYEKGRGVTLLIQKRLNNLDNTEFNIAVTGESGAGKSTFINSMRGLRSGDEGAAETGNTETTMEPIGYKHPNLPNFCFWDLPGIGTTKFPADKYLTEMNFERYDFFIIISHCRFRENDAKLATEIKRLGKEFYFVRSKIDNDLDSMGKHQRKINEGAEVEKIRNDCVRNLQEAGVLAPNVFLISNFDHSMYDFVRLKKNIKLKRNIPPLETVSPFN from the coding sequence tGATGAGATGGCTCGGTCTTCCAACACTTCCAACATTAGTCAGCAAGAGCTGAAGTCTATCTATGAAAAGGGTCGAGGAGTTACACTACTGATACAGAAGAGGTTAAATAATCTGGACAATACAGAGTTTAACATCGCAGTGACAGGAGAATCAGGCGCAGGGAAATCCACCTTCATCAATTCGATGAGAGGACTCCGGAGCGGTGATGAGGGAGCAGCTGAAACTGGGAACACAGAAACCACAATGGAACCAATAGGGTACAAACATCCCAACCTGCCGAATTTTTGTTTCTGGGATCTGCCAGGAATTGGAACGACAAAATTCCCAGCAGATAAATACCTGACAGAGATGAATTTTGAAAGGTACGATTTCTTCATCATTATCTCACACTGTCGATTCAGAGAAAATGATGCAAAACTCGCCACAGAGATTAAACGACTGGGAAAGGAATTCTACTTTGTTCGATCTAAAATTGATAATGATCTCGATTCAATGGGAAAGCATCAGAGGAAAATTAATGAAGGAGCAGAAGTGGAAAAGATCAGAAATGACTGTGTCAGAAACCTGCAAGAGGCAGGGGTTCTGGCACCCAATGTTTTCCTGATATCAAACTTTGATCATAGTATGTATGATTTTGTTAGGTTAAAAAAGAACATTAAGTTAAAAAGGAACATCCCTCCCTTGGAAACAGTTTccccattcaattag
- the LOC121282088 gene encoding T-cell-specific guanine nucleotide triphosphate-binding protein 2-like isoform X3: protein MARSSNTSNISQQELKSIYEKGRGVTLLIQKRLNNLDNTEFNIAVTGESGAGKSTFINSMRGLRSGDEGAAETGNTETTMEPIGYKHPNLPNFCFWDLPGIGTTKFPADKYLTEMNFERYDFFIIISHCRFRENDAKLATEIKRLGKEFYFVRSKIDNDLDSMGKHQRKINEGAEVEKIRNDCVRNLQEAGVLAPNVFLISNFDHSMYDFVRLKKNIKLKRNIPPLETVSPFN from the coding sequence ATGGCTCGGTCTTCCAACACTTCCAACATTAGTCAGCAAGAGCTGAAGTCTATCTATGAAAAGGGTCGAGGAGTTACACTACTGATACAGAAGAGGTTAAATAATCTGGACAATACAGAGTTTAACATCGCAGTGACAGGAGAATCAGGCGCAGGGAAATCCACCTTCATCAATTCGATGAGAGGACTCCGGAGCGGTGATGAGGGAGCAGCTGAAACTGGGAACACAGAAACCACAATGGAACCAATAGGGTACAAACATCCCAACCTGCCGAATTTTTGTTTCTGGGATCTGCCAGGAATTGGAACGACAAAATTCCCAGCAGATAAATACCTGACAGAGATGAATTTTGAAAGGTACGATTTCTTCATCATTATCTCACACTGTCGATTCAGAGAAAATGATGCAAAACTCGCCACAGAGATTAAACGACTGGGAAAGGAATTCTACTTTGTTCGATCTAAAATTGATAATGATCTCGATTCAATGGGAAAGCATCAGAGGAAAATTAATGAAGGAGCAGAAGTGGAAAAGATCAGAAATGACTGTGTCAGAAACCTGCAAGAGGCAGGGGTTCTGGCACCCAATGTTTTCCTGATATCAAACTTTGATCATAGTATGTATGATTTTGTTAGGTTAAAAAAGAACATTAAGTTAAAAAGGAACATCCCTCCCTTGGAAACAGTTTccccattcaattag